Genomic window (Synechococcales cyanobacterium T60_A2020_003):
ATGTAGCTGCTTCAGCCATTCTCATTAACAATTCTTATTGCGGTGACCAGGTACGTTGGGACATCTGAACGGTAGACCTACAGGATAAAAGACTGCTCTACCATAGCGAATGGTCAATTAGAATGAAATAGCCCTAGGGAAATTAGACAGGCGGTGATACTTTGTGATTCTAAAAATACTGTCCAATAAGCACTCCAGGAATATTGATTATGAGGAGTCACTTCTAGGAAATGAGCGATTTTTTCCCGTAATTTGAGTCTAATTATCGATGATCGGGTATTGGTGGGATTTTCTCCCGCTTCGATCGCAGAGATTATAGCTATTGCCATCTAGCTTAGGATATGGACATTTTCGCCGCCCCACCAAAATGTCCTAATCGAGATGGCTAGCGCCATAACATTCAAGCTGGGGAATTACTCGATCTTTTTCAATATTCCGGTAAAGCGGCTGTGTGTGTTCATGGACTACTAGCGTGTCCACAATGCTACGGATTGTACTGTATTCAATCTCGACCTTGAGTTAATGGGTGTATGATTGCATCGCATCACTCATTATGAAACCAAGCCGTAAGTGCAAGGGCAAGGGCATCGGCGGCATCATCGGGACGGGGAAGCTGATCCAGTTTGAGTTCGTGGGCTACGGATTGCTGAACTTCATGCTTTTGGGCATTTCCGTATCCTGTGAGCGCTTGTTTGACCTGGGCAGGGGTGAATTCGATGAGAGGCACTTGATGCTGAGCTAATACCAGCATGATCACCCCTCGTGCTTGGGCAACTAGGATGGTATTGCCCATCCGATAGAAGAAGAACTTTTCAATGGCGACGAGATCGGGCTTCCAGTGGCTTAGGAGTTTGTGGAGGTCGTCGTAGAGCATACAAAGGCGATCGCCCACGTCGGTATGGGCTGGCGTTTGGATCACGCCAAAGTCGAGGGCATCAATCGTCGCTGACTGGCGTACCGTTGATGAAGAAGAACCCTGGATCATGCCAAATCCCATGATGGCGAGTCCAGGGTCAATTCCTAAAATCCGTTTTTCAGATGGCACGTTATCGGATGGCAGGGACGGCACCGTTGGTTGCGGCTTCATCAGGATCGGCAACACCAAACACTTGGCTAAAGACTTTGCCGACTTTATAGCCGGAATCGATGGATTCTAGCGGATCTTTTCGCAATCGGTGGCGCAGGCACAGGACAATGACGCGACGGATATCGTCTACGGTTACTTCGGTGCGTCCTTCAAAGGCAGCGATGGCCTTTGCCGCTCGGTTCGTCACAATATCGCCGCGTAGACCATCCACATCCAGTTCTGAGCAGACCTGGGAAATATGAACCTTCAGGTCTTGGGCGATTGTGACGGAGGGCAATAACGCCTGCGCCTGAATGAGGCGTTGCTGGAGAGCATCTTGTTCAGTTTTGTAGTGCTCCAAAAAGGCTTCTGGATTTTGATCAAAGTCTGAACGTTGTTCAACAATCTGCACGCGCAAGGTTGGATCTTTAACGGTGCGGATCTCGGCGTGCATCCCAAAGCGATCAAGGAGTTGGGGACGGAGTTCGCCTTCTTCTGGGTTGCCAGAGCCGACGAGGACGAAGCGGGCAGGGTGACGGATTGAAATCCCTTCCCGTTCTACAGTGTTCCAACCGGATGCAGCGGAGTCGAGCAGAACGTCTACAAGGTGGTCGTCTAGCAGATTCACCTCATCGACGTAGAGGATGCCGCGATTGGCCTTGGCTAGCAAACCGGGTTCAAAGGCCTTGATCCCTTCGGACAGCGCTTTTTCAATATCAATCGTGCCACAGACCCGATCTTCCGTTGCGCCTAGGGGTAAGTCCACCATGGGCACTTTTTTCTGAACGGTGGGTAATTCTGCGTGTTCCTGGAGCTTTTGCCTGAGTTCATCGCTCATCAGGCTTTCGTCTTGGGGATCGCTGTTGAACGGATCGTCTGCGACCACGGTAATTTCAGGAAGTACGTCCGCTAGGGCACGAATGGTGGTGGATTTGCCTGTGCCGCGATCGCCCATGATCATGACCCCGCCAATTTTGGGATCAATGACGTTCAGCAACAGAGCCAGTTTCATTTCCTCTTGACCGACAATGGCGGTGAAGGGAAACACGGCGCGGCGGTGGGTTCGACTGGAAGCAGAAGGTACAGCAGTGGAGGTCACAGAACCAAATTTGAATACTAAACAACGTCAAAATACTCAGTATCTCTCATTCTTACATACAGGCGGGAGGGTTCAGCGTCGGGTTTGGAGAATTCCTTTGGATAATTCTGGGGATTCAATCGCTGGATTCTACAGATTGTGAGTCAAGACTCGCTAGGATAGAGAAACGGACTTGAAATCCACACTTCGTACGCAATCGATTTTTGGGAGAACATGGGCATGGACTTGGTGACGCTTCAGAGCTGGCTGGATAACGCTTCGTTTGCCGTTCTGTTTATCACCATGCTGCTGTACTGGGGGAGCGTTGCTTTTCCGAGAATTCCCTATTTGGCCTTGCTCGGTACGGCGGGAATGGCGATCGCCAATCTTTGTATCGCCGCTTTGTTAGGGGCACGCTGGATTGATGCCGGATATTTTCCCCTCAGTAATTTGTACGAGTCTTTATTTTTCATTGCGTGGGGGATTACAGCGGTTCACCTCATCGCTGAGCGGATGACTCGGAGTTCCCTTGTGGGGGCAGTCACGTCACCAGTGGCGATGGGAATCACGGCGTTTGCAGCCTTGTCTCTGCCAGCTCAAATGCAGTTTTCTGAGCCGCTAGTTCCAGCGTTGAAGTCTAATTGGCTGATGATGCACGTTAGCGTGATGTTGTTGAGCTATGCAGCGCTGATGGTGGGTTCGGTGATGGCGATCGCCTTTCTGATCGTGACCCGGGGGCAGGAGATTGAACTGCGGGGAAGTTCGGTAGGAACGGGATCGTTCCGCCAAGGGCGTTACCAACCCAAGGCGATGTCCCAGGATGTAGCCTCGGATGAGCCTGTATCGACATCCAGTGGTGCAACCGCTGTTCTCCAAGCGCCGCCCCCCGTGAAGTCAGGGGCAACCTTGTCGCTGACGCCCCAACGCCTGACCTTAGCGGATACGCTGGACAACATTAGTTACCGAATCATTGGTTTAGGGTTTCCGCTGCTCACCATTGGCATCATTGCGGGTGCGGTCTGGGCGAACGAAGCTTGGGGATCTTACTGGAGCTGGGATCCGAAGGAAACGTGGGCACTCATTACTTGGCTGGTGTTCGCGGCGTACCTTCACGCGCGGATCACACGCGGATGGCAAGGGCGGCGTCCGGCTATTCTCGCGGCGTCTGGATTTTTAGTGGTGTGGATCTGTTATCTCGGTGTGAATCTTCTGGGTAAAGGGTTGCACAGTTACGGCTGGTTTTTCTAGATGGGTGATGGTTGGGTAGTACGTCTTTCGTAGTGCTGGGGCGAGGGTGAGCCGTTATGACTACTGCCTGGACTCCCTTTCACGCCCAACTGCACCGCACGCTACGACAACGGCAATTGCTTCCAAACGGTTGTACGGTGCTGATGGCAGTGTCCGGCGGACAGGATTCGTTAGCCCTCGCTGCCCTGCTGCGGGACTTACAGCCCAAGTGGGATTGGCACCTAGCGATCGCCCATTGTAACCATCGCTGGCGATCGGACTCGGCGGAGAATGCGGCTCACGTTCTAAGGCTGATGGCAGAGTGGGGGTTGACCGCTTACGGTGAAGTTACTCTAGATCCTCCGGCGACGGAAGCGGACGCACGCCATTGGCGATATGCGGTTCTGACTCAGTTGGCACAATCTCACGGATACTCCCATGTCGTGACCGGACACACCGCCAGCGATCGTGCCGAAACGTTGCTCTACAATCTGGCGCGCGGCAGTGGGATGGAGGGATTGCAGGCATTAGGGTGGGAACGGGAGTTAGGAAATGGAATTCGCCTAGTACGTCCGTTGCTGGAGTTTCGGCGATCGGATACGGCTCGAATTTGCCGAGTGTTGAATTTGCCGATTTGGGAGGACAGCACCAATCGGGATGTTCGCTATGCCCGAAATCGCATTCGCCATGAAGTCTTGCCTATGCTGCAAATGTACTTGAACCCTCAGGTGGAGATGCATCTGGCGCAAACGGCTGACATTCTCGCGTCGGAGGTGGAGTATTTGAACCAGCAGGCGATCGCCCTGTATCAAACGGCGGTGGATCTGCAGACCGGTTTGCCGCGACTCCACCGGATCGTGCTGCGAGATGCGTCACTAGCGCTGCAACGTCGTGTTCTCCGCCATTGGTTAAGGCAATTTGACATCCATCCGACCTTTGAGCACACCGAGAAATGTGTTGAGTTGATTACGGCTCCCAATCGTAGCCAAACGGATCCCTTCCCCGGAGGAGCGATCGCTCAGGTCTCCGGGGACTGGATCCGGTTGGAACAGAGATTGTAAGCAGAACCTTGGACAGGCTTACCCTCGATCTATATCACTCCGGTTAACCCTGTCCTGCTGGGGAAAGGCTCTTAGGG
Coding sequences:
- the bchI gene encoding magnesium chelatase ATPase subunit I — its product is MTSTAVPSASSRTHRRAVFPFTAIVGQEEMKLALLLNVIDPKIGGVMIMGDRGTGKSTTIRALADVLPEITVVADDPFNSDPQDESLMSDELRQKLQEHAELPTVQKKVPMVDLPLGATEDRVCGTIDIEKALSEGIKAFEPGLLAKANRGILYVDEVNLLDDHLVDVLLDSAASGWNTVEREGISIRHPARFVLVGSGNPEEGELRPQLLDRFGMHAEIRTVKDPTLRVQIVEQRSDFDQNPEAFLEHYKTEQDALQQRLIQAQALLPSVTIAQDLKVHISQVCSELDVDGLRGDIVTNRAAKAIAAFEGRTEVTVDDIRRVIVLCLRHRLRKDPLESIDSGYKVGKVFSQVFGVADPDEAATNGAVPAIR
- the ruvC gene encoding crossover junction endodeoxyribonuclease RuvC — translated: MKPQPTVPSLPSDNVPSEKRILGIDPGLAIMGFGMIQGSSSSTVRQSATIDALDFGVIQTPAHTDVGDRLCMLYDDLHKLLSHWKPDLVAIEKFFFYRMGNTILVAQARGVIMLVLAQHQVPLIEFTPAQVKQALTGYGNAQKHEVQQSVAHELKLDQLPRPDDAADALALALTAWFHNE
- the ccsB gene encoding c-type cytochrome biogenesis protein CcsB, which encodes MDLVTLQSWLDNASFAVLFITMLLYWGSVAFPRIPYLALLGTAGMAIANLCIAALLGARWIDAGYFPLSNLYESLFFIAWGITAVHLIAERMTRSSLVGAVTSPVAMGITAFAALSLPAQMQFSEPLVPALKSNWLMMHVSVMLLSYAALMVGSVMAIAFLIVTRGQEIELRGSSVGTGSFRQGRYQPKAMSQDVASDEPVSTSSGATAVLQAPPPVKSGATLSLTPQRLTLADTLDNISYRIIGLGFPLLTIGIIAGAVWANEAWGSYWSWDPKETWALITWLVFAAYLHARITRGWQGRRPAILAASGFLVVWICYLGVNLLGKGLHSYGWFF
- the tilS gene encoding tRNA lysidine(34) synthetase TilS; its protein translation is MTTAWTPFHAQLHRTLRQRQLLPNGCTVLMAVSGGQDSLALAALLRDLQPKWDWHLAIAHCNHRWRSDSAENAAHVLRLMAEWGLTAYGEVTLDPPATEADARHWRYAVLTQLAQSHGYSHVVTGHTASDRAETLLYNLARGSGMEGLQALGWERELGNGIRLVRPLLEFRRSDTARICRVLNLPIWEDSTNRDVRYARNRIRHEVLPMLQMYLNPQVEMHLAQTADILASEVEYLNQQAIALYQTAVDLQTGLPRLHRIVLRDASLALQRRVLRHWLRQFDIHPTFEHTEKCVELITAPNRSQTDPFPGGAIAQVSGDWIRLEQRL